A window of the Procambarus clarkii isolate CNS0578487 chromosome 19, FALCON_Pclarkii_2.0, whole genome shotgun sequence genome harbors these coding sequences:
- the LOC138366303 gene encoding uncharacterized protein has protein sequence MSTRSVRHVRWHTTPLLDMSDGSPHHSWTCQMAHLTTPGHVRWHTTPLLDMSDGSPHHSWTCQMAHHTTPGHVRWLTTPLLDMSDGTPHHSWTCQMAHHTTPGHVRWLTTPLLDMSDGSPHHSWTCQMAHHTTPGHVRWHTTPLLDMSDGTPHHSWTCQMAHLTTPGHVRWHTTPLLDMSDGTPHHSWTCQMAHHTTPGHVRWHTTPLLDMSGSNDQEEAEHYQHAGRKKKKKKKKKKKKQ, from the exons ATGTCAACACGGAGTGTGAGACATGTCAGATGGCACACCACACCACTCCTGGACATGTCAGATGGCTCACCACACCACTCCTGGACATGTCagatggctcacctcaccactcctGGACATGTCAGATGGCACACCACACCACTCCTGGACATGTCagatggctcacctcaccactcctGGACATGTCAGATGGCTCACCACACCACTCCTGGACATGTCAGATGGCTCACCACACCACTCCTGGACATGTCAGATGGCACACCACACCACTCCTGGACATGTCAGATGGCACACCACACCACTCCTGGACATGTCAGATGGCTCACCACACCACTCCTGGACATGTCAGATGGCTCACCACACCACTCCTGGACATGTCAGATGGCACACCACACCACTCCTGGACATGTCAGATGGCACACCACACCACTCCTGGACATGTCAGATGGCACACCACACCACTCCTGGACATGTCAGATGGCACACCTCACCACTCCTGGACATGTCAGATGGCACACCACACCACTCCTGGACATGTCAGATGGCACACCACACCACTCCTGGACATGTCAGATGGCACACCACACCACTCCTGGACATGTCAGATGGCACACCACACCACTCCTGGACATGTCAGGCAGTAATGACCAGGAAGAAGCGGAACACTATCAGCACGCGGG aaggaagaagaagaaaaagaagaagaagaagaagaagaaacaatGA